The Urbifossiella limnaea genome has a window encoding:
- a CDS encoding tyrosine-type recombinase/integrase, translating to MALRAARKSKVQPSQVDRSKPDAETVRKTGTEFTHDSYAAFVHRACERAGVPPWSPGQLRHSFATEVRSRFGLEAAQVLLGHKRADVTQVYAETALANAVEAAKAMG from the coding sequence GTGGCCCTGCGCGCGGCGCGGAAGTCGAAGGTACAGCCGTCGCAGGTGGACCGCTCGAAGCCGGACGCGGAGACGGTGCGGAAGACCGGCACGGAGTTCACCCACGACAGCTACGCCGCCTTCGTCCACCGGGCGTGCGAGCGGGCCGGCGTGCCGCCGTGGTCGCCGGGTCAGCTGCGGCACAGTTTCGCCACCGAGGTGCGGTCGCGGTTCGGCCTGGAGGCCGCGCAGGTGCTGCTGGGACACAAGCGGGCGGACGTGACCCAGGTGTACGCCGAGACCGCGTTGGCGAATGCGGTGGAGGCGGCGAAGGCGATGGGGTGA